Proteins encoded together in one Lathyrus oleraceus cultivar Zhongwan6 chromosome 5, CAAS_Psat_ZW6_1.0, whole genome shotgun sequence window:
- the LOC127081186 gene encoding UDP-xylose transporter 2 — MDGNEEDSSSQVIEVYKHEEKSLGSGVSDPALPTLGADQYLKKNRSPYLKVVSAMVSNDLLSLVNTRPLKFWKETLAILCSFAQRDEWTMLCDTLASKLMGAGNTEAATLCYICAGNIDKTSTQLLYQSCPYQATTLLISGPYLDKLLTSQNVFAFKYTTQATVFIVLSCLISISVNFSTFLVIGKTSPVTYQVLGHLKTCLVLAFGYTLLHDPFSWRNIMGILLAMVGMILYSYYCTLENQQKAVEAATLASQAREGESDPLINLEKGSSDVTDSVGHMSPVWSKDKD, encoded by the exons ATGGACGGAAACGAAGAAGATTCTAGCTCTCAGGTTATTGAAGTTTACAAGCATGAGGAGAAGT CCCTAGGAAGTGGAGTTTCTGACCCTGCATTACCAACTCTTGGTGCTGATCAATACCTTAAGAAGAACCGATCACCATACTTAAAGGTTGTATCAGCGATGGTGAGCAATGATCTCTTGAGCCTTGTGAACACTAGGCCTCTAAAGTTCTGGAAGGAAACCCTTGCTATTCTTTGCAGTTTTGCTCAGAGAGATGAATGGACTATGCTTTGCGACACACTTGCTTCAAAACTCATGGGGGCTGGCAATACAGAAGCTGCAACTCTTTGTTATATATGTGCTGGAAATATTGATAAAACA TCCACCCAGCTTCTTTATCAATCATGTCCATACCAAGCAACAACCCTGTTAATCTCTGGTCCCTATCTGGATAAACTTTTGACCAGTCAAAATGTATTTGCTTTCAAGTACACAACGCAAGCGACGGTTTTCATAGTTCTTTCATGCCTCATCTCAATTTCTGTCAATTTTAGCACATTTCTTGTAATTGGAAAGACATCTCCAGTCACCTATCAGGTTCTTGGACACCTAAAGACATGCCTTGTATTGGCATTTGGTTATACTTTGCTCCACGATCCATTCAGCTGGAGAAACATCATGGGTATTCTGTTGGCCATGGTTGGGATGATTCTATATTCTTACTATTGTACTCTTGAGAATCAGCAAAAAGCCGTTGAAGCTGCCACACTAGCATCCCAGGCAAGGGAAGGTGAATCTGATCCTCTAATTAATTTGGAAAAAGGAAGCAGCGATGTGACTGACAGTGTTGGACATATGTCCCCTGTATGGAGCAAAGACAAAGACTAA